One region of Emys orbicularis isolate rEmyOrb1 chromosome 4, rEmyOrb1.hap1, whole genome shotgun sequence genomic DNA includes:
- the LYSET gene encoding lysosomal enzyme trafficking factor has product MMNFRQRMGWIGVGLYLLASAAAFYYVFEINETYNKLALEHIQQHPEEPQEGTTWTHSLKARLLSLPFWLWTILFLIPYLQMFLFLYSCTRADPKTVGYCIIPICLAVVCNRHQTFVKASNQISRLQLIDT; this is encoded by the coding sequence ATGATGAACTTCCGCCAGAGGATGGGATGGATTGGTGTGGGGTTGTATCTATTAGCAAGTGCTGCAGCTTTTTACTATgtctttgaaatcaatgagacttacAACAAACTAGCACTGGAGCACATTCAACAGCACCCTGAGGAGCCACAAGAAGGAACCACATGGACACACTCCTTGAAAGCACGACTGCTGTCCCTGCCTTTTTGGCTCTGGACTATTCTATTTTTAATACCATATTTACAGATGTTTTTGTTCCTTTATTCCTGTACAAGAGCTGACCCCAAAACTGTTGGCTATTGCATCATTCCGATCTGCCTGGCTGTTGTTTGCAATCGGCACCAAACATTTGTGAAGGCCTCTAATCAGATCAGTAGATTACAGTTGATTGACACTTAA